DNA from Halanaerobiaceae bacterium ANBcell28:
GGATTGTAACTGACAGAGACATAGCAATTAGAAATGTTGCCGACGCTAAAGATGCCAATACACCAGTCAGTCAAGTAATGTCTGCTAATTTGATCTATGGCAATCCAGATATGTCAGATTTGGAAGCAGCCGAATTAATGGCTTCTAGGCAGGTTAGAAGGTTACCAGTAGTAGAGCAAGACAAATTAGTTGGTATAGTTGCTTTAGGTGATCTTGCTGTAAATGATGAATGTGATATGGAGGCAGGAAAAGCTTTAAGCGATATATCGATACCAAGTAAACCAAAAAATTAAAATAAAGCCACAATCTTTTAAAAGATTGTGGCTTTATTTTTTTGTAAAATTAAGTAACGATATTGTTATTTATTTATTCGTTTTTTATATTTTTTTCTAAACTTAGCTAACTTAGGTGCTATAACTATTGAACAATAAGCTTTTTCAGGATTTCTCTTATAATAATCTTTATGATAATCTTCTGCTGGATAAAAATTTCCTAGTTTACTTAGCTCTGTTACTATAGGATTATCAAAGACCTGTGTTTCTTCCAGTTCTTCAATTACTTCTTGAGCAATTTCTTTTTGCTGCTGATTATGATAAAAAATAGCAGAACGGTATTGTGTTCCTACATCTTCTCCCTGTCTGTTTAATGTAGTTGGGTCATGAAGAGAAAAGAATACTTTTAACAAGTCCCTATAATTAATTACACTTGGATCAAATTTAATTCGTACTACTTCGGCATGACCTGTTTTACCAGTGCAAACTTCTTCATAAGAAGGATTTGATACTTCTCCCCCTGAGTAAGCAGACCTTACTTCCTTTATCCCATGCAGTTCCTTAAAAGCAGCCTCCAAACACCAAAAACAGCCACCTGCTAATGTTGCTTCTTCTTCTTTTGATTTTATATTCTTCTTATCATCACTTAGGTATTGAAACATCTTAATGTGCTTAATACCTGCTTCAAAAAAAACATCTCCAATAGCTTGAAAACCTAATTTAAAATAAAATTCCTTACTATGATATTGGGCGTGTAGTATTATTTTTTTCAATCTCATTTCTCTGGCTATATTAATTATAGCCTTACATACTTCGCTACCTACACCCTTTCTCCTGAATTCCCTGTCAACTGCAAGACGACCTAATTTAGCATAATCATCTATAATTACAAGCCTAGCACAAGCAATTACTTTGTCTTCATTTTTAGCTAAAATATGTACAGCTTCAGAATCAGCATCATCTCTTTCTATATTAATTGGCACACCCTGTTCCCCAACAAAGACTTTCTCTCTTAAAGCAAAGATCTCTTCTAATTCTTTTTCGTTTGCAACTTTCTTAACTATTAGCTCCATCTTTAGACCTCCTATAAAGTGAGTTCTTAGTTTTCCTTACTTACAGAAAAATAATTTATAGTATTAAAAAAAGAACCCACGATCTTTTACTGTCGTAAGCTCTTAATTATCATAATTTATGGCGAAGGCGATGGGATTTGAACCCACGATCTCCGGCGTGACAGGCCGGCGCGATAAACCACTA
Protein-coding regions in this window:
- the msrA gene encoding peptide-methionine (S)-S-oxide reductase MsrA, with the protein product MELIVKKVANEKELEEIFALREKVFVGEQGVPINIERDDADSEAVHILAKNEDKVIACARLVIIDDYAKLGRLAVDREFRRKGVGSEVCKAIINIAREMRLKKIILHAQYHSKEFYFKLGFQAIGDVFFEAGIKHIKMFQYLSDDKKNIKSKEEEATLAGGCFWCLEAAFKELHGIKEVRSAYSGGEVSNPSYEEVCTGKTGHAEVVRIKFDPSVINYRDLLKVFFSLHDPTTLNRQGEDVGTQYRSAIFYHNQQQKEIAQEVIEELEETQVFDNPIVTELSKLGNFYPAEDYHKDYYKRNPEKAYCSIVIAPKLAKFRKKYKKRINK
- a CDS encoding CBS domain-containing protein codes for the protein MRLKDIMTNSVSSVDPNSPIKDAAKIMRDLNVGSVPVCQGSKPVGIVTDRDIAIRNVADAKDANTPVSQVMSANLIYGNPDMSDLEAAELMASRQVRRLPVVEQDKLVGIVALGDLAVNDECDMEAGKALSDISIPSKPKN